A DNA window from Vigna unguiculata cultivar IT97K-499-35 chromosome 10, ASM411807v1, whole genome shotgun sequence contains the following coding sequences:
- the LOC114166838 gene encoding transmembrane 9 superfamily member 7, producing the protein MKKKMMASTAISLVFTALFLFSSVNSFYLPGVAPRDFQIGDPLSVKVNKLSSTKTQLPYDYYFLNYCKPLKILNSAENLGEVLRGDRIENSVYAFQMRKEQSCTVVCHYKLDPESAKSFKEKIDDEYRVNMILDNLPVAVRRQRRDGSQSTTYEHGFRVGFKGNYQGSKEEKYFINNHLSFRVMYHKDPETGSARIVGFEVTPNSINHEYKEWNDKDPQVTTCNKDTKNLMQGSTVPQEVDTGKDVVFTYDVSFKESDIKWASRWDTYLLMNDDQIHWFSIINSLMIVLFLSGMVAMIMMRTLYRDIANYNQLETQDEAQEETGWKLVHGDVFRPPVNSNLLCVYVGTGVQIFAMTVVTMIFALLGFLSPSNRGGLMTAMVLLWVFMGLFAGYSSARLYKMFKGTEWKRNTLKTAFMFPGILFAVFFVLNALIWGEQSSGAVPFGTMFALVCLWFGISVPLVFVGSYLGFKKPTIEDPVKTNKIPRQVPEQAWYMKPVFSILIGGILPFGAVFIELFFILTSIWLNQFYYIFGFLFIVFVILLITCAEITIVLCYFQLCSEDYNWWWRSYLTAGSSALYLFLYSIFYFFTKLEISKLVSGILYFGYMIIVSYAFFVLTGTIGFYACLWFVRKIYSSVKID; encoded by the exons AACTTCCATATGATTACTACTTCTTGAACTATTGCAAACCCTTGAAGATATTGAACAGCGCAGAGAACTTGGGAGAGGTGCTTAGAGGTGATCGCATTGAGAATTCAGTGTATGCG TTTCAAATGAGGAAGGAACAGTCTTGCACTGTTGTCTGTCATTACAAGTTAGATCCTGAATCTGCAAAGAGTTTTAAAGAAAAGATTGATGATGAATATCGAGTGAACAT GATTTTGGATAACCTTCCCGTTGCTGTTCGTAGACAAAGGAGGGATGGAAGTCAATCAACAACATATGAACATGGATTTCGTGTTGGGTTCAAAGGAAACTATCAAGGG AGCAAGGAGgagaaatattttatcaataaccACTTAAGTTTTAGAGTCATGTATCACAAGGATCCAGAAACTGGTTCTGCTCGTATTGTTGGATTTGAGGTCACCCCAAACAG TATAAATCATGAATACAAGGAGTGGAATGACAAGGACCCACAGGTAACAACATGCAATAAAGATACCAAAAATTTGATGCAAGGTAGTACAGTCCCACAAGAAGTTGATACAGGCAAGGATGTCGTATTCACATATGATGTTTCCTTCAAG GAAAGTGATATCAAATGGGCATCACGGTGGGACACATATCTTTTAATGAATGATGATCAGATCCACTGGTTCTCCATCATTAACTCTCTGATGATTGTTCTTTTCTTGTCTGGAATGGTAGCAATGATCATGATGAGAACTCTTTACAGAGATATTGCTAATTATAATCAGCTAGAAACCCAAGATGAGGCCCAAGAAGAAACTGGGTGGAAACTTGTTCATGGAGATGTTTTCAGGCCACCAGTCAATTCGAATTTGCTGTGTGTTTATGTTGGCACTGGTGTTCAGATCTTTGCAATGACAGTTGTGACAATGATATTTGCTTTGCTAGGGTTTTTGTCTCCATCTAATCGGGGAGGTCTCATGACTGCGATGGTTCTGTTGTGGGTTTTTATGGGCTTATTTGCTGGGTACTCCTCAGCACGTTTGTACAAGATGTTCAAGGGCACAGAATGGAAAAGGAATACCTTGAAAACTGCTTTTATGTTTCCGGGCATTCTTTTTGCTGTCTTCTTTGTACTTAATGCTTTAATCTGGGGGGAGCAGTCCTCCGGAGCAGTCCCCTTTGGAACCATGTTTGCTCTGGTCTGCTTATGGTTTGGTATATCAGTACCCTTGGTCTTTGTGGGCAGTTACTTGGGTTTTAAAAAGCCGACTATTGAAGACCCAGTGAAGACTAATAAAATTCCTAGGCAGGTACCTGAGCAGGCATGGTATATGAAACCTGTATTCTCAATTCTTATCGGAGGCATTCTTCCATTTGGTGCAGTGTTTATCGAGCTCTTCTTTATCCTCACATCAATATGGCTGAACCAGTTCTATTACATCTTTGGCTTCCTTTTCATAGTGTTTGTGATCCTATTAATCACCTGTGCCGAGATTACAATTGTGCTTTGCTACTTCCAGTTGTGCAGTGAGGATTATAATTGGTGGTGGAGATCGTACCTCACTGCTGGGTCCTCTGCGTTGTACCTTTTCCTCTACTCAATTTTCTACTTCTTTACAAAgttagagatttcaaagctggTCTCGGGCATCCTCTACTTTGGATATATGATAATCGTTTCATACGCCTTCTTTGTGTTGACGGGAACTATTGGGTTCTATGCTTGCTTGTGGTTTGTTCGCAAGATTTACTCTTCGGTGAAGATTGACTGA
- the LOC114166774 gene encoding beta-galactosidase 1-like produces the protein MSFNKLIVWNVPLLLVVVCAWSLIGHASASVSYDHKAITINGQRRILLSGSIHYPRSTPEMWPDLIQKAKEGGLDVIQTYVFWNGHEPSPGKYYFGGNYDLVRFIKLVQQAGLYVNLRIGPYVCAEWNFGGFPVWLKYIPGISFRTDNGPFKFQMERFTKKIVDMMKAERLFESQGGPIILSQIENEYGPMEYEVGAPGRAYTQWAAHMAVGLGTGVPWIMCKQDDAPDPIINTCNGFYCDYFSPNKAYKPKMWTEAWTGWFTEFGGAVPQRPAEDLAFSIARFIQKGGSYVNYYMYHGGTNFGRTAGGPFIATSYDYDAPLDEYGLARQPKWGHLKDLHRAIKLCEPALISGDPTVQRLGNYEEAHVFRSKSGACAAFLANYNPQSYATVAFGNQHYNLPPWSISILPNCKHTVYNTARVGSQSTTMKMSRVPIHGGLSWKAFNEETTTTDDSSFTVTGLLEQINATRDLSDYLWYSTDVVINPNEEFLRNGKNPYLTVLSAGHALHVFINNQLAGTAYGSLEAPKLTFSESVRLRAGVNKISLLSVAVGLPNVGPHFERWNAGVLGPITLSGLNEGRRDLTWQKWSYKVGLKGEALNLHSLSGSSSVEWLQGYLVSRRQPLTWYKTTFDAPVGVAPLALDMASMGKGQVWINGQSLGRYWPAYKASGSCGYCNYAGTYNEKKCASNCGQPSQRWYHVPHSWLKPTGNLLVVFEELGGDPNGIFLVRRDIDSVCADIYEWQPNLVSYEMQASGKVKSPVRPKAHLSCGPGQKISSIKFASFGTPVGTCGSYREGSCHAHKSYDAFQKNCVGQSSCTVTVSPEIFGGDPCPSVMKKLSVEAICT, from the exons aTGAGCTTCAACAAGCTCATTGTGTGGAATGTGCCACTGCTCTTGGTGGTGGTGTGTGCATGGTCACTGATCGGTCATGCTTCAGCTTCTGTGTCCTATGACCATAAAGCTATCACCATCAATGGACAAAGAAGGATACTGCTCTCTGGTTCCATTCACTACCCCAGAAGCACCCCTGAG ATGTGGCCGGATCTTATTCAGAAGGCAAAGGAAGGAGGTTTGGATGTGATTCAAACTTATGTTTTCTGGAATGGGCACGAGCCTTCACCCGGCAAA TATTACTTTGGGGGAAACTATGATCTGGTAAGGTTCATAAAGCTGGTGCAGCAAGCAGGCCTCTATGTTAACCTCAGAATTGGTCCTTATGTTTGTGCTGAATGGAACTTCGG AGGTTTCCCTGTTTGGCTCAAGTACATTCCAGGTATCAGCTTCAGGACAGACAATGGACCGTTTAAG TTTCAAATGGAAAGATTTACCAAGAAGATTGTGGATATGATGAAAGCAGAAAGATTATTCGAGTCTCAGGGTGGTCCAATAATTCTATCTCAG ATCGAAAATGAATATGGACCTATGGAGTATGAAGTTGGTGCTCCTGGTAGAGCCTACACTCAATGGGCAGCTCATATGGCTGTAGGACTTGGCACTGGGGTTCCATGGATCATGTGCAAGCAAGATGATGCTCCTGATCCTATT ATTAACACTTGCAATGGCTTCTATTGTGATTATTTCTCTCCAAATAAAGCTTACAAACCAAAGATGTGGACAGAAGCTTGGACTGGCTG GTTTACTGAGTTTGGAGGTGCAGTTCCTCAAAGACCTGCTGAGGACTTGGCATTTTCAATTGCAAGGTTTATACAGAAAGGGGGATCATATGTCAACTATTATATG TATCACGGGGGAACAAATTTTGGTCGAACTGCTGGTGGTCCCTTTATTGCTACGAGCTATGATTACGATGCACCTCTTGATGAATATG GATTGGCCAGACAGCCAAAATGGGGTCATCTGAAAGATTTACATAGAGCAATAAAACTATGTGAACCTGCTTTAATATCAGGAGATCCTACTGTACAACGACTAGGAAACTATGAAGAG GCTCATGTCTTTAGATCAAAGTCTGGAGCTTGTGCTGCATTCCTTGCAAACTATAACCCACAATCTTATGCAACGGTGGCATTTGGAAATCAGCATTACAATCTACCTCCTTGGTCTATAAGCATTCTTCCTAACTGCAAGCATACTGTTTATAACACTGCAAGG GTTGGTTCTCAGAGCACAACAATGAAGATGAGCCGTGTTCCTATTCATGGAGGACTATCTTGGAAAGCGTTTAATGAAGAGACAACCACTACTGATGATAGTTCCTTCACTGTGACTGGCCTGTTGGAGCAGATAAATGCAACCAGAGATTTGTCTGACTACCTGTGGTACTCCACGGA TGTTGTGATCAATCCCAATGAAGAATTTTTGAGGAATGGAAAGAATCCTTATCTTACAGTTTTATCTGCTGGGCATGCTTTGCATGTTTTTATCAACAATCAGCTGGCAG GAACTGCATATGGAAGCTTAGAGGCCCCCAAACTAACCTTCAGTGAAAGTGTGAGGCTCAGAGCTGGTGTTAACAAAATCTCCCTTTTAAGTGTTGCAGTTGGCCTTCCG AATGTTGGTCcacattttgaaagatggaATGCTGGTGTTCTTGGCCCAATAACATTAAGTGGTCTCAATGAGGGGAGAAGAGACTTAACTTGGCAAAAGTGGTCATACAAG GTTGGTCTTAAAGGTGAAGCCTTGAATCTACATTCTCTTAGTGGAAGCTCCTCTGTTGAGTGGCTTCAGGGGTATTTGGTTTCTAGAAGACAGCCATTGACATGGTACAAA ACTACATTTGATGCCCCAGTTGGAGTTGCACCATTGGCTTTAGACATGGCCAGCATGGGAAAAGGTCAAGTGTGGATAAATGGACAGAGTCTGGGCCGCTACTGGCCTGCTTACAAAGCATCTGGTTCTTGTGGTTACTGTAACTATGCTGGAActtacaatgaaaaaaaatgtgcaAGTAACTGTGGCCAGCCTTCTCAAAGATG GTACCATGTTCCTCATTCTTGGCTGAAGCCAACCGGAAATTTATTGGTTGTGTTTGAGGAATTGGGTGGGGATCCGAATGGGATCTTTTTGGTTAGAAGGGATATTGACAGTGTATGTGCTGATATCTATGAGTGGCAGCCAAATCTTGTTAGTTATGAGATGCAAGCTTCTGGCAAAGTCAAAAGTCCTGTGAGGCCAAAAGCACATTTGTCATGTGGTCCAGGGCAAAAGATCTCATCAATCAAGTTTGCTAGCTTTGGCACTCCAGTAGGAACTTGTGGAAGCTACCGTGAAGGAAGCTGTCATGCTCACAAGTCATATGATGCTTTCCAGAAG AATTGTGTTGGGCAAAGCTCTTGCACAGTGACAGTGTCTCCTGAAATTTTTGGAGGAGATCCATGTCCAAGTGTGATGAAGAAGCTCTCAGTGGAGGCCATTTGCACCTGA